DNA sequence from the Sulfurimonas sediminis genome:
ACTCTATTCCTTTTGTCAGTGCTTCCTGTTCTATAAGTCTGTTGCTGTCCCTTGCTATGATCAGATCAATTTTCTGGTCACCTATCTTTTGTTTTAGGCGAGATAAAAACTGTATCTTTTTTTCTAAGGGATTATTACTGTCTGATTGAACAAACAGGTCTATGTCTCCGCCTTTTTCAGCGTCATCTGTGCGACTGCCAAAAAGGTATATTTTTCCGTCTTGAAAAGTTTCCAAAAATATCTCTTTTATAAACACTCTTTCCTTTTCTGTCAAGCGCATTTTTAAAAATACCCCTCAATTTTTTTCTTCTCCATAGCACCTTCACTGTCTTTATCTATGAGGCGACCTTCACGCTCACTACTTGTTGAGAGGAGCATCTCTTTTATGATCTCAGGAAGTGTTGTCGCATTTGAGTTGATGGCACCTGTGAGTGGGTAACAACCAAGTGTTCTAAAACGAACCATCTCATTTTTGGCAGTTTTACGAAGCTCTTCGGGCATACGCTCATCATCCACCATTATTTTTGTTCCCTCATACTCAACTACTGGTCTTTCTGCCGCAAAGTAGAGCGATGGAATAGGGATGCCCTCAAGGTAGATGTACTGCCATACATCAAGTTCTGTCCAGTTGCTTATAGGAAAGACACGGACACTTTCACCTTTTGCAAGAGCAGTGTTATAGACATTCCAAAGTTCAGGTCTTTGGTTTTTAGGGTCCCATCTGTGGTTTTTATCACGAAATGAAAATATACGCTCTTTTGCACGGGACTTCTCTTCATCACGGCGAGCACCACCGATGACAGCATCATAGCCACCGTCATTGAGTGCCTGTTTTAAAGCCTCTGTTTTCATAATGTCGGTATGTACTTTACTTCCGTGTGTAAATGGACCTACATTCATCTCTACACCTTCAGGGTTAGAGTGAACAACAAGGTCAAATCCCAGCTCTTTCATTCTGTTATCACGAAATGCTATCATCTCTTTAAATTTCCATGTTGTATCTACATGTAAGAACTTAAAAGGAGGTTTGGCGGGAGCAAAGGCTTTTAGTGCAAGATGCAGCATCACAGAGGAGTCTTTTCCTACTGAGTACATCATCACAGGGTTGGTAAACTCCGCCGCTACTTCACGGAGAATGTGGATGGACTCTGCTTCAAGTTGTTTGAGGTGGGTTAGGCGTTCTTTGGTTATCATAAATTAGTTTTCCTTCTTTGTTATGTAGTTTAAAGTATTTTTTATAATTTGAATGAGATGCTCAGTATATTGCAAAACTTCTTCAAACACTTCAGTGAGTTTTTCTTCTATATACTCATGAGCTATTGTGTTTCTAATATCCTTCATTATTCTCAATTCTTGTATATCTTCAAACAAGCCTCTTTTGTGAGCATTGTTTACAACATCTACTAAGGTTCCTTGGTTTTCAAACTCATAGGCATCTATTGTCCTAAACATTTTTCTTATTAAAAAATCTATGCTTCTGCTGTATCTTGCACACAATGTTTCAAATTTACCAAATTCTTCAATAGTATAGTCTTTTTTTAGCCCTATTTGAGAACACTCTTTAAAAGAGATCTCCAGCCAAAAAAGTTGTTTTTCCAATAATTGTTTATCAACAATAAGTTTATCATACATCACAATAAAACAGCCTTTTTAAAGATATACCTGGTAAATGGATTTTTAAATTCTCCGTTATCAAGTACAATATCAATCTTTTGCTCTCCAAAGTAGTTAAAAAAATCTATACGAATAAATCGTAAATCTTTTTTTGTTAATGACTTAGATACTATAAGCAAATCTATGTCACCACCTTTTTTTGTATCATCAACACGACTTCCAAATAGATACAGTTGTGCATCTTTTGAGAGTTCATTCACTTTGTTTTTCAGTACTTGAATTTGCTCTGTTTGTATCCGCATTTTTTCTTCCTCTGCCCAATTAACCAATCCCTCAGCTTTTAATACTTTATTATACTGTAAAGAGAAAATAAGTCCAAATCATATCCGTCTCGTTTATTTATTATTTATATTTGGCTTTTTGTTGTGAAATCTTGCGAATTATAACAGCTCTTGTATTATGTTAAACTAAAACAAATATCATTCGTCATAAAGCTCCAAAATTTAAATCTGCAAAGTCATCACAAAGTGCATCATACCTATAAAAGAGCCTGTCCTTTGTTTGGCTTTTTGTTCAATGGTGTCTATAACCTCTGGCTCTCTTCTAAAATATTGCCATCCTAAAACAAACTAGTGCATAACTTCAAAAGTTTAGCTTTATCAGTTTCATTAATATTTTGAAGTAAATTAGTTACAAATTCCACGAACTTTTTAGCTGTACTAAAATAGATATTTTTTACTTTTGATTTTAGAAAACTCCAAACTCTCTCTATTGGATTATATTCTGGTGAATATGGAGGTAAGAAGATCAATGTGATGTTGTTTTTCTCGCAATACTCTCTAACTTTTTTGGTTTTATGCCAAGAAGCATTATCAATCAAATAAGCTATATGCTTATCTCCATAATACTCTCTCGCAATTTTAAAGTGTTCTATCGTTGTAAGAGCATTGCCTGTGTCGTGAAATGATGATATTAGATGTCCATCACTTAGGTTAAAACTACCAAAGCAATTAAGACTTGTCCCATAGCGATAGCCTGAATAACTTACAGCTTCGCCTTTTGTTGACCATGAAGTTATATGATTACTTTCAGATGCAAATCTACTTTCATCTTGGGAAAGTAACACTGTAGTTGCACTCAAAGATAATAGAGTTTTTTTACCTCTTCTTTCCATATGGATATTTTTTCTTCTGACTTTTTTGGATCGATTTTAGTTGCTACCTTATGAGTCAAATTCAATCTTTTTAAAATAGGATAAATACTACCTCTTGGGTATTTAACATTAAAGTGATATTCAATTAAATCAGCAATTATATGACCATCCCAACCTTTTGCATACACTGGATAGGTAGTTGTAAGTATCTTTTTTAGCTCTCGCATCTGTTCTTCATTTAAAAAGCTTTTATGGTCGCCTCCACGATTATCGCTTAGGGCTTCTATCCCCTCATTAAAATAAGCACTTATCCATGTTCCAACATAACCAGCACATCTATGCATTAGTTTTGCAATTTTACCTTTTGGTATGCCATCTAAGAACATTGATAAGTACCTATCCAAAAATAAAACCAATTAATCAACCATAACCAAAGGGTAAAATTTCTTCTCATACAGTGTAAAATCTATGACTCTCTTATCTCCATATTCATTAAGCATTCGCTCAACATATTCTTTCATTGCAGTATAGCTTTGATAAGCAGACATTTCCATCCAGTGATATTTGATAAATTTCCAAAGAATTTCAATAATATTGAGTTCTGGAGAGTAAGGAGGTAGATAGATTAAAGTAAGACCTCTATTTGCCCATTTTGGGATATTCTCTCTGAATTTTTTACTTTTGTGAAAGGATGCATTATCCAATGTTACCACAGTAGGCTTCGTAAGTTGAAGAGAGAAGTCATCAAAGACTTCAATAACAGTATCACTTGTTACAGAGGACTCCTTGATGTATGCTTTTAGATCTTCTTGTTTGGAGATAAAACCAAGAACATTAAACCTTTTTGCGTGGAAAGATTTAATCACCATTGTTGCATTTACAGGTGACCAGGAATAAGGGATATTTGAGTTAACAGAAAAACCACTTTCATCAAAGTAATAATGATTGATTTTGCCTTGTTGTGCGAGTAAATCATACTTTTGCAAGTGCCTCTTTTTCTCTTCATAAAGCGTATTATCTGGTTTCTTTGCAGGAACAAATCGTAATCGCTTATAGCTGAACCCCATCTCTTTAAGGTATCTTCTGAGCGTTGATTTAGAAAAAACCTTAGTAATCTTTTTTCCCAATTTTGTGATTGCAGCACTTATACTGAGTTTATTTTTTAAAAACTTCTTTTATCTTATCTTCATCTTCAACTTTTAGTATTTTCGGTCGCCCTTGTTGTGGTATATCCTTAAGGCTGGCTACTCCTCCTCTCTTATACCGAATTAACCAATTATAAACTGCATCCGTACATGAACTCAACTTTTTTGATATTTCTAAAACACTTATCTTTTGTGAATTTAGAAGTACTCCCATCGCTCTTTTCTTCTCTCTGGCTTTATTGGATTCCTCTATGAATTTATAAAGCTCTAACTCTTCTTTTTCGTCTAATTTTATATAGCTACTATGTCTCATATTTAGGCATAAGCAATTTCTGTTCTTTTTTTGGTTTTATTTTTGATTAGGTACTTATTTAGGCATAAGCAATTTCTGTTCTTTTTTTGGTTTTATTTTTGATTAGGTACTTACTGCTAATAACCTTTCTTTTACAACAACACTCTTCTCTTGTCTCATCAACTTGGAGACTTCTTCTCTTGCATTTTCTGGAATATTATAAACAACTCGAGGCATTTTTTTCTCTTTTTTCACTCTTTAAGCAATATCTGTTCTTATTTTTAAATTTGATTTATAATAGCAATAGTCTTGTCACTTTCAGCCCGGACTGAAGTCCGCGTTCCAGGAAAACCTCAAATAATTATCTTGGTGTTCTTGCCATTACTTTTGTCCCTCCTACTTTGACAAAAAACACTAAATAAGGTATAATAATCCATATCATATAAAGGACTAAATATGCAGCCAATGTTAGCAAATTATACAGCAAGTATTACAGAACTGAAGCAATCACCAACTCAGTTGCTGAAGGATGCAGGAAACGAGGCAATAGCGATACTCAATCACAATGTTGCCAGCGCCTATCTGGTACCCAGCGATCTCTATGCCAAAATGATGGATATTATCGATGATTATTATCTGACACGAGCGGTAGAAGAGAGATATAATGATGGAGAAAAACCGATCAGAGTAGATATTGATGATTTATTATCTTGATTTTCATCCAAAAGCTTTGAAGGAGTGGAGTAGGTTGGATTATGCCACAAAACAACAATTCCACAAAAAACTCAAAAATAGATTGTCCAATCCAAGAGTACCAAAAGACAGACTTAGCGGATATGCAGATGTATATAAAATAAAACTTAGAAATGCTGGATATAGATTGGCTTATGAGGTTAAAGATGACGAGATTGTGGTGTTTGTGATTAGTATAGGGAAGAGAGAAAACAATGAAATTTATGATAATTTAAAAGATAGAATTTAAAATAACGCTGCTTGACCCCTATTAAAAGAGTCAATGCCATTATAGATCTTTACAAAATATTGTTAGAAATCTTTAGAAAAGAACCTCTTAAGTTGTCTTAACCCTGTATTTGCTCACGCTTTATTAGAGTAGAAAATACTCTCTCTTGTGAGTTGACAATGAGTCTTTTAAAGATTTCTTTCATCATATGACACTCATAATTATACTACTTTATATACTTTTATACAAGGACAAAGAGGTTTAGACCAAGAGTTCCAACCCTCCAAAAGTAAATACTTGACCCTGCCATTCTTATAATAAATTTAGGACAGCTAACGCGGCATAAACGGAAGCTGGAAATATTTCATTTCCTTGTTGGGCATATTTATCGCTATTCGGATACGTTCTACGATCTGAAATATCATTTGCTTCAAGCTTTTCAAGAACAAGATCTTTGAATCTTTGCAATTGATAATAATCTAATCACTTTAGCCTACTTTGAAAAAAATCTCTTATCTTTTCCTTTGTTATTTTTTCTTTTGGTTCTAAATAAATTATATTTTCATCTTCAATATCATCTATGTAGAGCAATGCGATTGCAAATAACTTAAAAGTAATTCCATCCAATATATCGAGGCTGTATTGAAATATTGTTTTTAGAGTAAAACACTCTTTTGCTAAAAAATACAGATCATAATAATCTCTATATTTTGCCCTTAAAAACAACACATTTACTTTCATTGCAGCGATTGAGTCAAGAGAGGCTAAATTAAATCTTTTAATATCCGATGGCTCTAAAAAGCTCCATTTTGCATTAAAAAAAGTTACTTTTACTCCATCTAAAAGCAAATCAACTTGCTCATCTGTTTGGTTTAAAATCTCTTTACTGTCAAAAATCTTAATAAAATCAAATATTTTTTGTTTATTAAAATTATCATCATATGTAAAAAAATCTAAATCTTCACTCTTTCTATGACATAAGTGAAGCGTAAGAGCAGAACCTCCAACTAAAACATAATCATTTAAAAACGGACAACTCTCAACCATCTTTACCAAAAGTTTTTGTGTGTTAGGAAGCAAGCAATTTAAATTTTTCAAATCTTTCATTTTTAGCCTCCTACTAATAAATTTAATATAATTACATGTGAAGAGATAAGCAAGATGATCACATTTTTTCTAGATCAATGATAGAACTTTTAATGAAGTTTTATTAAATCTCCAAGGAGTCTATCACTTGCTTGTAATCCCAATAGGTTGATTAGGCTTCGAGCCTCTGTCATTATGGAGATAGGATAAAAGCAAGATTGCTTATCTGTTCACATGTAAAATAACTTGTAAAGGTGTTTGTGATGTATCAACAATTCTGTGGAATAGATGTAAGTAAAGACAGCTTTGACATTACTTTGCTTGAAAGCAGTGGTGAAGTTAAACTGCAAGAGAAGCTTTCAATGGATATAGAAGGATTTAATGCTTTGTTAAAGCACTTATCCAGCTACTCCAAAGAAGAGCTTCTTGTGTCAATGGAAGCGACAGGGATATATCATTTACCCCTATTGTCTTTTTTATTAGAACATAGTTTTAAAAGTGTAGTGATAAATCCCATACTCATAAAGAGTTTTATTGGTTCAACTACCTTGAGAAAGACTAAAAACGATAAAAAAGATGCAACTTCTATTGCACTGTTTAGTTTAAAATCGTATCAATCTTTACATCTTGCTACGACTGATGCTATTGAGAACATCAGACCACTCATTAGAGAGCGAGAATCGCTCTCTAAAGAAGTAGCAAGGTTAAAGACTGAAATAAAAGCTAACTTGACTCAATTATTTCCTGAATTGTTAAAGAACACAAACATATTTACAAAAAGCATTTTAAATCTGCTTCTACAAGCTCCTAGCCGTAAGGCTATTAGGAACTTGAAGAAACAGAAAATTCAAAAACTACTCGATAGTACCAGTGGCAATAAAGTTAGAATCTCTGCTGGGGAGATATTATTTCTTGCCAAGAACTCTATTGCTGTATCTGATAAGTATCTTGAAAAGGTTTTAACTTCTAAAATTAGAAGATTAATAACTGTTCAAGACGAACTATCTTTTCTTGATGAAGAGCTGCAAAACTCTTTAGAAGATACTGATATTAATGATGATATTGAAATATTACAATCAATACCGGGCATCGGTACAGTAACTTCTAAAAACTTTATGGTTGAAGTATCCTCTGTTGATAAGTTCAAATCCGTCAAGCAACTTTGTGCTTTTATTGGAATTGATCCATCTGTGAGACAGAGTGGTACTTCAGTCAACTATAGAGGCAAAATCTCAAAAAGAGGTAATGCCAACCTTCGTCGAACTATTTGGCAAATGGCAACAGGTGTTATACGAAGCTGTGAAAAATTTAAAGCCTACTACGACAAAAAACGCAGTGAAGGTAAAAAATTCAAACAAGCTGTAATAGCTGTAGCCAATAAGCTTTTAAAAACAATATTTGTACTTTTAAAGAATAAAACTAAATTTGATGAAAATTTAGTTTGTGGTGTTTCTAAATGAAACGTAAAATTTATGTTTTTTTAGTTAGGTTTCTTTATAGTTGACTCCTTAAAATAATCACTCTCTACATTCATACCAAAAAAAACACGAGAGAGCATAAGATTTAATTTTATAAATTGTTTATCATTTTTTAATTTTTCACTCCAAACTTTAAACAGGACTCTTTTACCAAACAGAGTAAACCCTAGTTTAATATCATCAAAATCTCCATATTTTAGCAGATATTCAATAAATAATTTTTCTGTAGCCTTACAATAAGTGATGTCTTTGCTGTAGCTCCAAAAAATCCCCTTATCTCTTAGTTTATTAAAGAGTTGTACTTTTTGTTTATATCTCTTATATATTTTTGATATAAAAACATTGGAAAGCTTAAGATAAGAAGCTATACTTGTTTGTGTATACCCATCATTTATAGCATCTGCAATCATAAACTCTCTATCTGCAGAATCAGTAAAATACTCTTCTAACTTCTTTGGTTTTTTCATACTAATCACATCTTCTTTTATGTCATACTTAGCATGAAATATTTTGTTAATGTTTTCCAACTCTTTGTGACTCATATCTGTAGTAAAATCTACAATTTTTAATAACTCATCGTTAGCACAGGACAGGGCACTCGTGTTGGTTGACATAGCCCATCTGTATTTTTTTATCTCATCTACAATATTTGCTTTTGTAGGATTCAATTCTATATACTTTACCAATGACTTTAGATAAACTTCATCATAAACAAACCAAGATTTAAACCTACCTTGAAACAAAGGGCCAACCCTTTTGTACTTGTTGTTAAAATAGATACTATACCTTGAATTTATTTGTCTCATAAGTAAAGAGAGATTTTCGTGCATAGTTTTTACTAAAAGGTGATAATGGTTACTCATCAAACAAAAAGAATAAACAGAAAAATCATATGTAAAAGCGCTCTCATCAACGATCTCTAAAAATTTCAAATAGTCATCGTCATCTAAAAAGATAACTCTTCTTTCTACACCACGATTGAGAACATGATAAAAACCTGCTTTTTCTATTCTTGGTTTGGTTTGCGTGCCATTGATTCTTTTCCTTTTATACTGCTAAAGATGATTATAGCATCTTTTAGTTAAAAGTAAATACTTGACCCCCTATTACGAAAGATTTAAATAAAGAGCAATCTCTTTTGCAATACCAACCTCTCTTGAGTAATTTTTCAAGTTCTTTTTCATCAAACTCTCTAGCAAAATCGATTTTCTCAATCAATGCAAAATTCAGCATTGAAAGTAAAGTTTTGACCCTGCTGTTCTGCTTTAAAAAGTCGGCTTCACCTTTTCTGTGACATATTGATGTATTAACGATGAGAGTATGGTCTGATAGGGTATGTTTAATTCAGCACTTTTTCTTTTGAGCGCCAACATATCAAATTCAGGTATTCTGATGTTGACATTTTTGGTTTTATTAAGAAAATTTTTAGCTGCCATTCTGGATTCTAGTAGTTCCTCTTCAAAATTTTCTATTCTTTCTAATTCGGAAGCTTTTTCCACCTCTTCGAGTAATTCCAATTCATAGTCATCCATTTTCATTACACGCTCCTTTATATAACTTGTTCATTTTTCGGCTTGGGACAATTGTCTTAAAAAAAATCTCATCATTTTCTTTGACATACGGTACCATGTGTACATAGTTTTGTAAACACACTATATACATTTTCTGATGAGGATATTTATCGGTATTGGGATGTTTAACAATATCCAAGACTTTGTCTTCATGAATTTGTGTCACCACATCTTCAAAACAGACACCTCTTTCTGCTTTTAAAAGTTTATTCTTTTCTATGTTCCATTTAAAGTTCATACAAAAGTATATTACAATTCATATCATTTGTCAATTACAAATTAAAAAATCATAATCTCAAATCAAGGTGCCAGGTGACAATAACAACTCATTTCCCACTTCTCTTTATTATCCCACACACCGCCTGTTGCGATATCCCCAACACCTTGGCGATCATATGCTGAGAGTACCCTTCTTTATATGTTTTTACGATTTGGCTGTTTCTCTCTTTTTTATCTCGTATCTCTGAAAATATTTCGGTAAGCCTATCAATATCAGGTTTTTTGTCTGTATTGGAAGCTTCTACCAAAGAAGAGGCTGTTTTGCTCCGTTTTTTGCAGTCACCCGACCCCTAAGTTTTCACTCTTTCTATGACATAAGTGAAGTGTAAGAGCAGAACCTCCGACTAAAACATACTTGTCTAAAAATGGACACTCTTCAATCATCTTTACTAAAAGTTTTTGTGTATTAGGAAGCAAGCAATTTAAGTTTTTCAAATCTTTCATTTTTAACCTCCTTAAAATAATCACTCTCCACATCCATACCAAAAAAAACTCTTGCTATCATAAGGTTTGTTTTAATAAAACTTGTATCAGCTTTAAGCTTCTCTTGCCAAACTTTTTTTACATACCTCTTTCCAAAAAGTTTTACCCCAAGTGCAATATCATCAAAATCACCATACTTTAAAAGATACTCTATAAAAAGAGTGTTGTTTGTCTCTTCATATCTTATACTTTTACTGTAACTCCAAAATATCCCTTTGTCTCTTAGTTTATGAAACAGCTTTACCTTTTGTCTATATATTTTATAAATCTTCGATATAGCTACACTCGAAAGATTTAAATAAAGAGCAATCTCTTTTTGTGTAAATCCATCTTTTATCGCTTTTGCAATACCAACCTCTCTTGAGTAATTTTTAAAATAACTCTCAAGTGGAGATTTCTTTTTTTGTTGAAAATAACCATTTTTAATTTCGACTTTAGATTTCATGAACTCATCTAATTTTTCAAGTTCTTTTTCATCAAACTCTCTAGCAAAATTGATTTTCTCAATCAATTCAAAATTTAGCATTGAAAATTCAACATTTGTCTTGCTGCTCATAGCCCAAGCATATTGACCAATCCTATGAGTCATACCTGCTTTTATGGGATTAAACTCTATATACTTTACCAATGTTTGTAAATACACTTCATCATACACAAACCATGATTTAAATCGTCCTTGCCAAAGAGGACCAACCCTTTTGTACTTGTTGTTAAAATAGATACTATAGCGTGAATTTATTTTTTGCATAATCATGGAGAGATTTTCATCGTTAGTTTTTAAAAGTAAATGATAGTGATTATTCATCAAACAAAAAGAGTATATCTCAAATAAATACTCATCTGATGCACTTTGAACTATCTCTAAAAATTCAAGATAATCCTTATTGGACAAATATATATTACTTCTCGCAACTCCACGGTTAACAATATGATAAAATCCTACTTTTTCTATTCTGCGTTTTCGGGGCATAAAAAACTCCTTGCCACTATTTTATCAAATTTTAGTTAAAAGTAAAGCTTTGACCCTGCTATTCCAAGTGCAAAATCGATTTTCTCAATCAATTCAAAATTCAGCATTGAAAGTAAAGCTTTGACCCTGCTGTTTTTAATACTTTAAGTTGTTTTTATTCGCTGTTTTAGTCTCTCATGCAGATATGATTTACCAAAACTTATATCAATATTATACTGAGAAGTTATATTGTAAAGAGAAGACAGGTCCAAATCATATCCGTCTCTTTTATTTATTATTTTATATTTGGCTTTTTTGTTTGTTAATTTTTCAATTATTTCAATTATTTCTACAATGCTGTATCTATAACTGTTGGCAATGTCAAGAGTTAGCTTTCCCTCATGTTGGTTTATTACATGTATAACAATTTTGTTGACATCCTCAATATCTATCACATAACGAAAAGCATCTTTATAAATTTGCATCTCTTTTTGTTCTTCAATAGCGTTATACAGATAATTGATGAGAGTCGGATGTTTTTTTAACTTCCCAAAAAGTTGGGGAACTCTAAAAATATAGTAATTGTCTGAATGCTCTTTTATGATTTTTTCCATATTTTTTTTATGAATATAGTAGTCATTTAACGGATACTCTTTCGCAGATAATGCACAACTACTGAAATAGACAAACTTTTTGTTTTTATTTTCAATGAGTGTTTTGACTAAAAGATTTTTTTCTCTCTCAAACGCATTTCTGTCGGTACAGTTTGAGTTGGCTACACCACTGGCATAGATAACCACATTATCATTATATTTTAGATTTTTAAAAGCTTGTGCTAATTGACCATTACCGACTATCATCAATCCATCTCTTTTGCAATTTGGGTACGCAATATGTTTACCAGTTTTGCAACTGTTTGGGGGGTTTTTTCCAGTGGAAAATCTATCAATTGCTGATCTATGAGTGTAGTAAGTTCATCAATAAAGTTTGTTGCATATTCCATTAACTCATTTTCTGTTTCTACCCCTTTCTTATTTGAATCAAAAAGAAAATCTTCTGAATACTCGTCCGGTATTCTGTTTAGTAACCATGCATAATCTTCTTTGAAATGTTTATCTATTATTGATTGAATAAGTTTTCCTGAAAATTGAAATTTTTCATTTCCAAAGTTTTTTAAAATCTCTGTAACTTTATGCTGAATAAGGATATTCCTGTGCCCAAAATCAGTTTTTGCATTTTTATGAAAATTAAAAGTAAATAAAACTGCAACAGCCTCTTTGGATAAAGACTCATTAGTAGTCTTTATGGCTGCAAACTGTTTCTCAATACCAACATGAGAACAAAAATCAAATAAAAGATCATTTTTAAGAAACTTTTTTGGGACAAAGGGGACGACGCTTACATTTTTCTTTCCATATGCTTTATCATAGTTTTCCAAATTTTTATATTTATGGTATATTTTTTTAAAGTCAAAAGAGTTAAGTTCATGGTTTTTTACTAATTGTTGAAATGCTGAATTACAAAATGAATAAACTGGTCTCACATATACTATTACTAAAGTTTTATGAAAAAACTTTTTTAAGAAATTTTTCATTTGTTTTATTTCATCATGACTACTGTGATATAAGTCTTCTCCAGATAATATATTTATGTCAGTTGAAAAATCGATAAAGTTATTTTTAAGTTGTTTTTTTGTTTTTTTTCTAAATTCTTTTATATCATTCTCTGTGAATTTTTTATTTTTAAAAAAATGATAATTTTCCGGGTTCTTTTTAAATAAGCCATATAAAGGCCCTGACTGGTTAGCAATGCTCAAATCAGTATATGAAACCCTTTCATCTTTTACCCCTTGAAAAAGATTTTCCTGAATGGTTGAAGAGCCTGTTTTTGGCATTCCTATATGCAGGATGCATAACTCTTTTTTTCTCTCTACCATACTATGCCTTTTCTATATACTGTATTGTATTCAAATCCATTGCTATTGACTAATGTCGGAGTTATTCTTTCGATGGCATGCATATAGCTTCCGTCATAAGGGAGTGGTTCTTCTTCTAGAACATCATCCGGGTTTAACGAAAACAATTGTTTTATTGACTCTGTCCGTGCCCAAAACATATTTCCGACAGGAAACAGAGGCGTGTCATTGAGACTCTCTATTTGCAACATCTCACACAGTTTGTCAACATATTCTTTATTTTCTCCTATATCTACAACATGAGGATCATCGGGAAAAACGAGACCTAGTTTTTTGTTTAAAGAAAAAAGACTCATAATACTGTGCGCTATATCCTTGTCA
Encoded proteins:
- a CDS encoding transposase; translated protein: MNGTQTKPRIEKAGFYHVLNRGVERRVIFLDDDDYLKFLEIVDESAFTYDFSVYSFCLMSNHYHLLVKTMHENLSLLMRQINSRYSIYFNNKYKRVGPLFQGRFKSWFVYDEVYLKSLVKYIELNPTKANIVDEIKKYRWAMSTNTSALSCANDELLKIVDFTTDMSHKELENINKIFHAKYDIKEDVISMKKPKKLEEYFTDSADREFMIADAINDGYTQTSIASYLKLSNVFISKIYKRYKQKVQLFNKLRDKGIFWSYSKDITYCKATEKLFIEYLLKYGDFDDIKLGFTLFGKRVLFKVWSEKLKNDKQFIKLNLMLSRVFFGMNVESDYFKESTIKKPN
- a CDS encoding toxin, which produces MNFKWNIEKNKLLKAERGVCFEDVVTQIHEDKVLDIVKHPNTDKYPHQKMYIVCLQNYVHMVPYVKENDEIFFKTIVPSRKMNKLYKGACNENG
- a CDS encoding transposase gives rise to the protein MPRKRRIEKVGFYHIVNRGVARSNIYLSNKDYLEFLEIVQSASDEYLFEIYSFCLMNNHYHLLLKTNDENLSMIMQKINSRYSIYFNNKYKRVGPLWQGRFKSWFVYDEVYLQTLVKYIEFNPIKAGMTHRIGQYAWAMSSKTNVEFSMLNFELIEKINFAREFDEKELEKLDEFMKSKVEIKNGYFQQKKKSPLESYFKNYSREVGIAKAIKDGFTQKEIALYLNLSSVAISKIYKIYRQKVKLFHKLRDKGIFWSYSKSIRYEETNNTLFIEYLLKYGDFDDIALGVKLFGKRYVKKVWQEKLKADTSFIKTNLMIARVFFGMDVESDYFKEVKNERFEKLKLLAS
- a CDS encoding sugar nucleotide-binding protein produces the protein MIVGNGQLAQAFKNLKYNDNVVIYASGVANSNCTDRNAFEREKNLLVKTLIENKNKKFVYFSSCALSAKEYPLNDYYIHKKNMEKIIKEHSDNYYIFRVPQLFGKLKKHPTLINYLYNAIEEQKEMQIYKDAFRYVIDIEDVNKIVIHVINQHEGKLTLDIANSYRYSIVEIIEIIEKLTNKKAKYKIINKRDGYDLDLSSLYNITSQYNIDISFGKSYLHERLKQRIKTT